Part of the Canis lupus dingo isolate Sandy chromosome 14, ASM325472v2, whole genome shotgun sequence genome, atcagaAAACATTTCCCTTTAATCTtaaagtgctttttgttttttaaatgaaggcaCCAACAAGAACTACTTTCAGATGGTACagaatttcttatttcttgaagaTTCTGTGGTTGACCACTTCTTCATTAGTTACCTGCAGCAAGACACCTTcctgccaaaggaaaaaaaaagtatctgaagAAGTTTATCATGTTTGTCCAAAGAACCTAAACAACTTCAGTGGTGGTCTTAGGATCAAAGAAGACTCACTGGTGCATACAGTAGAATATGCCCTGATTATCACATTCCTGAAAAGGCAATAAAGCCAGGCAAATCAAACTCTGATGACatctaagaaaagaatttcaGCAGCCAACCTACATCTCTCCTATAAGGTAGGGGATTGGGAAAGAATTACCATATTTAAACCCAAATATTTAGTACTGGATACATACAGGATTTATAATGTAGACACTTTATTCATTAAAAGTATAAACTACCATCTGGAACAGTTTCAACCATTTTACCCTACCTTCTCCTGAGCCTGATCCTGATAAGGATATAAAACTAGAACAACCATATAACAGAAGaacaaaatgtctttatttttaataaaaaccacTAGTTCACTCAAAATGCTTGATCCAAGAAACGTGAATACACAAGGGTGTAATGATGGGTAATTTCATGATTTATTGAACTTGCAGCCTAACTTTTACCTACCATTTTACTACCAACACCACTGAAGGAACCAAGAAAAGCTTTATTAATGATCACTTGGCTTGCGCCTCAGCTGTTGAAATGAAGCACTTTACAGTCTTTGTGGCAGCAGAATATACGTGTCCATGGTTCATAGCAATGCTAAAATTCcagcagggaaaaaaatgatatgtTAAGCACCTGAATCTTCAtagaaggggaagggggtgggaaagaaggaaaaaaaggggggaaaaacaaccaaaataatttaagtaaatgaCAGATTGGAAAACAGGGTTTATAAGATTATTCTCTTGAGTTTATAAATTGTTAAACTCAAATTTATAGCTATGTTAAACTACATGAGAACCACTATACTGAAAGACCATTGAAGAGTAGTATTAGTTTTATCTTTTGGGGaggaaaattaagaaaggaaaagtaaataagatcttacCTAAAGAAGTTTAACTGAAGCTTAGAACTATTTTGCTCTACACCCTCAGCTTTCGTTGTCATCCTTATAAACTACTGTAGTTAAAGCTTTGTAGAAACAGCGCAGTTTTTTAAGACTGGCTGAACTTAGTAGCCGTCAAGAGTTCTCTTGTACTAGACCTGTATCCCTGAAGAGTACCTCGCTGGGgttatttcctttccttgcatTGAAGAAGCAGCATCTAAAAGATCTAAAAAGGTGTTTCTCTTTGCAGAGATATCCCTTAAGTTATCTAGATAATTTAATCCTGATGAATTGCAGACAACACACTTATTATCTGACCAGCATTTATCTTACACAAATATAACAACAGCTTTGCAATGGACCTTAATTATACTACCCACTccttaacttatttaaaataaaaagtctataaTTACACAATTtcctttagaattattttattaaatcataaaTGTACAACAGCTTCTTAACTCTACACAcgcacttaaatttttttaaaggaaaaacgtTATGTCTTATTACACCATGATCCTGGCTAATAGCTTTtcaaaactttgagaaaaatcttaaaaaaggtttCACATGTCACCTGAAACTTACAAATTTAACATTATCAAAGAAGGAATGCTTCTACACTCTTACAAAGACCACTAGAAAGAAACAACAATTAAAAAGCTAAGAAACTGtctcaaaggcatttttttttttacaatccttCCTCCACAGTAAGGTAATGTTATTAAATAATCCAATCCATTCACAAAATGGCTCTCTGCATCTGCTCTGGTGTCTTCTGCCATATCACTGCATATTTATGCATGACTGAGATAAGAGTTTCCTTAACATTGTTATTTCGATAACCTGAAGCTGTTCTGTTACCTCTGGGCTCTCATCCTCTCCTATTTATACAGTGAAGCCTGTTTCAACAGaagtaaagagtaaaaaaaaaataggttatgaAATTATCCATCTAACCAGATTTTAAGGAAAGATAACATGATCCTAAAAAGCTTTTACTCCTGGCAGCTAGATCTCCCAAGACAATAATAATGTAAAACTCAAAAGCTACTTACCCATGGCAAGTAGGAAGAAGCTCAATATCGGCTTCTCCCTCCATAACCCCCACTTCCTCCACTGCCTCCAGGACCATAGTTTCCTAGAATTATTGaaacagcaaaagaaagcaaacttACTTCCATTTTCCATAATAAACCTAATACTACCtatatttgatttctattttatagacatACACTCCTCAAACCGTGCAATTCTTAACCTGTTACTTCTAGCTAACCTATTATTTGGGAGATTATCCAGACTCACAAAAAGTTTAATTTTGCCCTTACACACCTGAGAACATTTTACTGTGATTCCTTTAGAGGGTTGTCCACCACAATCAGTTGGAGTAgaggattaaaaatatatcaagcacaagatgcattaaaaaaaaagtttggttcgACTACCGCAAACTTTCTCAAGACCTGAAATACGTTGAATAAGAATTCAGGATATTCACACTAAATTGGCTTTCAAAGACAGAACTCCTAGAACTTTATACAACTTGCAATGTGCTcaattttctttggctttctctAGCCAAGGAAAGAGCCCTCCATCTGAAAGGTCTAACCTACTTTCCCGAATCCTAAATATTCTAAAACCACTGAATAACCCACCATTTCAGTTAACAGTTATAATGGAAGTGTTACACAAACTAGCAATGAGGTCTTCCATTCTTAAATCATGAGTGATTAAACACAAAAATTGTAGAATAAATTACCTCCACCATATGGTCCCCCCATGTTCCTGCTACCACCAAAGTTTCCACTCTTCATTGGACCATAGTTAGAGGGTTGCTGGTTATAATTTCCAAAATCATTGTAATTTCCACTTCCATAATTTCCTGTGAAAAAATTGGAATAGGTTTTGCATAATGATTTCCAAAATAACGTTGAAGCATTAAACCAGCAATACATGGTAAGCATATTTAGGACAAATCTCCCACAGAAACAATCATCAGAATAAATGCAAGACACCTATCTACAACTCTACATTTTAAGACAACTATTGACAACATTGAAACGAAAATCTCATGTGTTAAAAGTCATTAATTTCAATCCAAATTCCCACATAAAGGTTGCAGGTGAATTACCTCCTCCATAGTTGTCATAACCACCTCCGTAGCCCCCACCCTGGTTGCCATATCCAGGTCCTCCACCACCatatcctcctcttcctcctccataaCCAGGGCTACCTCCAAAATTGCCACCTATTATAAAATAAGCCTTTAagtaattacttaatattttcaatGGCATTTGAACTGTCTTATCAAACCCATTTCCAGTTTTCCAAAACACATATTCTTATAAGCAAAATATTTGTTCTATGAAATCTCTTCCTTCATAGCCTCAAGGGCAGAGTAGTTACCTATccttggtaaaaagaaaaaaaaaaattaggggcagGGAACACCTGGTTCACAATCAACTGGATGAAACCTTTATGAATTACTGCAATGCCACAGCTCTCCCTTAAGAATAAAGACATTAAGGATTCTCTTGATATCCTGAAACATTTCTATTTCATGTAAGGATTGTGGGGGCAGACAAAAGGCATAGGTTAGCAGGATAAAAAAGCCTGACACACCCCTACTGGTCCAAAAGATAAGTTAGTttcatagggttttttttcccccatgaattCCCAGGTTTCTTAAAAATGTGCCCACTACACCCTTCTTCTGAGTAGAAATGGGGGGAGGACCAGAAATTAGCAAACttgcacaaaattaaaaaaaaaaaaaaggtaaagtcaAATTATTGAAACAGAAGAACTTGTCTTACTCCTAATACCAAATTAATATTtggattttaaagcaaaattgaaATAGTTAAGACATAGGAATTACTTAGTCATGCTTAAGGATTATCAAAACCAGCAATTAGATCTATTACTAGGCTCAGTTTTTAATACAGCATTCTTATTAGGACTTGTGTCAGCAAGTATTAACTTTCCTGTACTCCAACAGAATATACATCTAAATTCACTACTTATTAAAGAAGAGTGGCTCACAACTTTAGCCGGGCCCCGAAATACAACTGTGCATTTTTAGGAAGGTCTTTAAGTGACTTTTCTTCTTACTAATTACCTTGGGGGGACTTATCTTGGTAAGGGACTATTTTAAGATATTCCAATTATCTTACATGTGTTTCCCTTTAGTGTTGACCATGATTCATAGCTATTGGTCTGTTTTCCAGGAAAATAGCATATAGAATACATCTGTATATAATCCTTTGCTTGAGGAACAATGGGATAGCATGACAGCACCTTTAAATTCTCTACTAAAATCCTCCCAAATGATTTTGCGACCTGTACTAACACAATAAGGAAAAACTCTTTCCATAAGATATACAACTAAGATGCAAATTACAAAGGAATAGCCAAGTAATTGAACCACTATGACCTAAACTCTACAAAAGATAAAAcatcaaaatcttaaaattaatgtATACACTTAATTAAACATGTAGCGCTTAAATCTTTTAAGGCACATaaactaaaacacagaaaaactgaCCTCCAGGTCCTCCTCCATACCCATTATAGCCATCCCCAAATCCACGGCCACTTCCATATCCATCTGTTAAAGacataaaatcatcaaaaaattaCACCCTATTCACCCCAATTTCTtaccctttctctgcattctttaTTAATACCTCCAACTGAAATTAGGAACCACTCTTTGCGCTGTAATATTGTTACTACTTTATCCTTAAAATAGAAGTGTACATAATTAAATCTCACAAGGTAGTTGTCTCCTTTGGGGGCCCGGACTCAATTTTAAGAGATTCTGTTTATGTGCAAAATGACCTTGGATGGAGGCAGGAATAGTTTTTCTTTTGCCATCTGGTTACAGTAGTAATTCAATTATATCTTAAACCTAAGGACAAAAACCATTTAACTGATACAGACCTTTTAAAGTCTACACAAAGCCTTCACTTCCCATTCAGGAATACCcccattttggggggggggaggttagTCACagtatcacttaaaaaaaaaaaaaaaaaaagagagaccactCCAATCAATTCATTATCTTGGATTACAACTTATAAGATTAGGTTTTTAACCATCTCCTCTTACCTGGCCAATTCAAAATATCCCACACCAAAATACAATCTACTGAAGTgttgaaataattctttaaaataagattttctaaATCCAATTCAGCAAAGTTGAGTTTTTAATTGAGCATATAGTCACCATTCTTGCACTTAGAACTTGATCTTACCAGATCCTCCTCTAAAGTTACTTCCTGGTCCTGGTCCAAAatttccaccaccaccacgaGAATCTCCAAAACCAAAGTTGCCTGTAGTATAAATACCCACGTTAGTAACAAGTGTTAATTTGAAtagttaaatgaataattaaatgagtGTTAAAAATTACCTCCTCTTCCACTTCTAGAACTTTGGACTTCCTGCATTTCTTGTCTAGACAAAGCCTTTCTTACTTCTGCGTTATGACCATTGATGGTATGATATTTCTGCACTGCAATGAAAAATTTTCACTCCATTATGCCAACGTTCTTTACCAACAGGAAACTTGTATAATTCATCTTTTAATAGTTAACAAATCTAAAACTATGTAAAGAGCCACACATCTAAGTTTAGATACTTACACACAATCTTATCCACAGGATCATGATCATCAAAGGTAACAAAACCAAagcctcttttctttccagaCTGCCTATCAGTAATTATCTCAATGGTATCAATCTTTCCATATTCCTCGAAATAATCTCTAAGATGGTGTTCCTCAGTATCTTCTTTAATTCCACCAACAAAGAGCTTCTTCACAGTTACATGAGCCCCTGGTTTTCCAGATTCCTGAAgtgatggggagaaaaaaaatcattttaacaaaAGTAACCAAAACATGATTTAAGGCACACTCTCAGTACCACAGATGGTACCATCTTTGTGACATCTATACTATGATAAAATATCAGGTAAGACAGTAACTTATGACAATAACTCAGCTTTTTGATAACTATGTAAATCTAGGGAAAATCAGAGAGTAGAAAACCGACAACTTCAGCAAGATTCAAAACGTTCTTTCTCACCTCTCTTGCAACAGCACGTTTTGGCTCAACCACTCTCCCATCAATTGAATGAGGTCTTGCAGCCATAGCAGCATCAACCTCAGCCATGGATGAAAAGGTCACAAAACCAAATCCTCTTGATCTTTTGCTTGCAGGATCTCTCATAACCTTAAAACCAAGGGGGAAACTTTAGCATCTCATCTCACTACTTGTTATGAACTACGTATTTAAAAGACTTTACAGGTTTCACAATGAACACATTCAAATGATTTTCACAGTCATCTACTCATCATCTCATTAAGCCCAGTAGCCCAACAGTTTAAAGACTAGTATCTGGAAGTACTTTTGTATTTAACGTACCACACAGTCTGTAAGTTTTCCCCATTGTTCGTAGTAGTTCCTCAAACTTTCTTCTGTGGTTTCAAAGCTCAAGCCACCAATGAAGAGTTTACGGAactgttccttttctctctgcaaaCGAAAACaccatttcaatttttatttacatttcctcttTGTATGCAggaaattaaattcttaaatatgaGGTGACCTGCTGGCAGAGTACCTTTTTCCTCTCCAAAGGAACAGTTTCTAAAgttttctggggggaaaaaaaaaacttacatcaAATTTAAACCATATGTTAAACTGCATATTAGTTGTGTTACACCAAAAAAATTGCCCCAGTTGATCTACACAAGTTTCAAAATCATTAATGCTTGATCTAAATTTACTCgacattattttgaataaatttaacaTCCCTTTATCAAACTTTCGGAAGAGAGGAACAAACCTAGTCATTGGTCACTGAAGGTTTAAATGACTTTTATAAAAAGCTGCAGTCCTATTACTCAAAACAAAGAACTGGCTTTTAAATACGCATTATAAACATACGGTTTAACATTAAAACTGTTGCTTTACTTATAGCGTGTAATTTACCATATCAGGATTCAGTGTCTTAACAGTGACATTTACTTTCCCTTTATTGCTCCCTCTGGCGGTGATTCTAttgtatctcaattaaaaaaaaaaaaccgctaAGAAAAACCATTCTTTCCCTTCATACCCCACTCTCTCCATGATGAAAACTTTTATCAATGTATATACcaaaatatctatataaaatctGCCTTTTTTCTGACCATGGAACAAAAGTTTTTATGACCAACAGTGGGTATTTGGagctttaaaaatttaacataccTGCTTTTTGGTAGGCGCTTAGATTTGGTATTTACAGAACACAGATCATTACACTAAActataaaatgcagtaaaatgtTTGCTATAATCAAAAACCGTTAAACTTTAAATGCTCACTGCTAACTACTTAGTAGTTCTGTACAATTTACACTTCATTGAAGAAGAAACTCCCCCCTCAAAAACTCAGGTGTACTGGCCTTAAAGGCCATCTGGCAAACTACACAGCACAAATGTCTCTGATTttacaagtgtgtgtgtgggaaacCTGGGCTGAAAAATTTTAAGCCCTATAAACCACCAAGCAAATACATCAACAGCCCTATATTTTCAGctgtcattaaaagaaaaaatgggttGCTACACTTTCACATACCtaggttaaaaattttaaatattcagataCCACAACAAATTATAACGTCTAGAAGCAACTAAGTGAGTGTATAATACAAATCAGAGGTCAAATATGACTTTCCatacaacagaaaataattatcaGCAAATAGTATTACAGCTAACTCCGTTGTGATTTCTTCCTCTATGCATGAAAATTTCCCCAACAGCTCAAAAAATAACGTGATAAGCATTCAATTAGACTTCCCTGCACAGTTCCCAAAAtcgtgaaaaattttaaaggtcaaAAAAACCTATCAAACTCCTAAAACACTCAAAAATAGCCCGTTAAACGATTATCTGACATTGGTACTTAAAAGTAACTTATTTAATTAGCGTAACTTGGTCTTTTACAACCCAAATTacgcattttttaaaagctgcacATTTACAATAATTTTTACACATCACTAACAAAAGGCAAAATTCATTacttacctcattttttttccaaacttacCCGATGTCCACTATCGATTACAAACAAAGTTATTTTATAAGTGTGCTTAAGGTCAAAGAAAATACCCAATCAGGCCCCGTTCGCTCGAGACCTTATTCTTATCAATGTAATCATCAACCATCATAGCAAACATagatgagaaaagcaaatgaCAAAGTTCAAATACATGGTGGCCCAGTCGTTTCTCGTAACGAAGGACTGAGCCACGTTTTAAccaaactaaaggaaaaaaaaatcatttttcactttcctctttaatttctacCTTATCGCCAGTACCTCTAGTCTTAGGTAGTAAAGATTAATTTTCCCAGGAAAAGtactatttaaaaacataaataaatcctACAATTCAAAAGGAAATCcttcaggaaaataaattgtgaaaCCGACACCCTCCCCCAAACCTCCTTCCCCACGGCCACCCACAATCGGTACTCACTTAATGgctcccaatttttatttttaaagtttcctgtgACTCAACTAGCTTTTTAACCACCACAGACCCAGATAAAACCgttactcaggaaaaaaaaaaacaaaaacaaaaaacaggggtTGGAAGACGAAATGTTGTCTTTGTGGTACGGCTCGACTTAAAACTGGGCCCGACACCATGGGTGGCTTTACCTCCTCTTAAACAGGGCGAACCAGCCCCGGGGAACCGACTCCCCCACCCGCCCGCTCTTCGGTGTGGCTTCTGAACGCAATGGCGCCATTTCATCGAGGGGAAGGAAAAGAGCCTCTAACGAGGTGCGCAGGACTTTTAAAGATCCAAGCTCACAAAACACTCGTAATCCACCTCGAAACGGCATGAAAGTGGCccgaaaagaaagaaaaatagttaacCACTTTAATTCTTCGATAAAAGAAGCAAAGTAGCAGAATCCAGAGGTTGAAAAGAAAAACGCTGCGAGGAAGGAATGGAATGAAAATGGCGGCCGCCAAATCCGGTTCccgggagaggggagggggggaggggaagctcCGCAGCCTCCCTCAGGAGGAGCCGAAGCCCGCCGAAAAGCTCAAAACGCGGGGAGGCCGGGCCCCCCAAATCAGCGTGCTTTCAAGAGGGAGTCAGAATTCCCGCCTCCGCGCCCCACTTTTCGCCGAAGAAGGGCTGCGTCCGCCATGTGGAagttccccatcccccacccccagcaaagGGAAATGGCGCCGGCAGGCTAAGGGTGGGGAAGACGCTGTTCAATCAGGCCCCGGCCAGCGAACCCTCTCCAAAAACATCCTGAGGCGAACCGCTTTGGAAGCGGCCCAATTTCACCGCCGCTCTCCGGCGGAGGCGGGCGGCCGACTTCCACCGAGGCGCCAACGGCCTCGCCATGCCCTTTTCAATAACTCATTGATTTCAAACCCGTTACCTCCATCGCGGACTCAGTCGCTTCAGCCCGATTTCCCGCAGCCGAGCGAGATGAGAGAGATCTCCGCGGACGAACACGAACCGGACTCGTCCTGGCGCTGTAGTGAGAACTGCCGCTGCTCGAGAAACAACACCGCTAAGAGCACCTCCACACGGGACCCGGCGCTGCTGCTACTGCCGCTAGTGCCGCTGCCGCCGCTTTTCTAGAACCTTCCCCCCGACTAACGCGTCTTCCCCTACGTCAGGCCGTTGCGTAAACGCCCTAACCGCCGCCAATGGCGGGAACGCTCTACGCCCTCCTTACGCCAGCTACGTACTCCTCCCCCCCCGGCAGCCAGTAGCGGTGCTTGACGTCACTTGCGCAAGTGCCCTCCGTGAATCGCGGAAGGC contains:
- the HNRNPA2B1 gene encoding heterogeneous nuclear ribonucleoproteins A2/B1 isoform X2 is translated as MEREKEQFRKLFIGGLSFETTEESLRNYYEQWGKLTDCVVMRDPASKRSRGFGFVTFSSMAEVDAAMAARPHSIDGRVVEPKRAVAREESGKPGAHVTVKKLFVGGIKEDTEEHHLRDYFEEYGKIDTIEIITDRQSGKKRGFGFVTFDDHDPVDKIVLQKYHTINGHNAEVRKALSRQEMQEVQSSRSGRGGNFGFGDSRGGGGNFGPGPGSNFRGGSDGYGSGRGFGDGYNGYGGGPGGGNFGGSPGYGGGRGGYGGGGPGYGNQGGGYGGGYDNYGGGNYGSGNYNDFGNYNQQPSNYGPMKSGNFGGSRNMGGPYGGGNYGPGGSGGSGGYGGRSRY
- the HNRNPA2B1 gene encoding heterogeneous nuclear ribonucleoproteins A2/B1 isoform X1, whose product is MEKTLETVPLERKKREKEQFRKLFIGGLSFETTEESLRNYYEQWGKLTDCVVMRDPASKRSRGFGFVTFSSMAEVDAAMAARPHSIDGRVVEPKRAVAREESGKPGAHVTVKKLFVGGIKEDTEEHHLRDYFEEYGKIDTIEIITDRQSGKKRGFGFVTFDDHDPVDKIVLQKYHTINGHNAEVRKALSRQEMQEVQSSRSGRGGNFGFGDSRGGGGNFGPGPGSNFRGGSDGYGSGRGFGDGYNGYGGGPGGGNFGGSPGYGGGRGGYGGGGPGYGNQGGGYGGGYDNYGGGNYGSGNYNDFGNYNQQPSNYGPMKSGNFGGSRNMGGPYGGGNYGPGGSGGSGGYGGRSRY
- the HNRNPA2B1 gene encoding heterogeneous nuclear ribonucleoproteins A2/B1 isoform X4, which codes for MEREKEQFRKLFIGGLSFETTEESLRNYYEQWGKLTDCVVMRDPASKRSRGFGFVTFSSMAEVDAAMAARPHSIDGRVVEPKRAVAREESGKPGAHVTVKKLFVGGIKEDTEEHHLRDYFEEYGKIDTIEIITDRQSGKKRGFGFVTFDDHDPVDKIVLQKYHTINGHNAEVRKALSRQEMQEVQSSRSGRGGNFGFGDSRGGGGNFGPGPGSNFRGGSDGYGSGRGFGDGYNGYGGGPGGNYGSGNYNDFGNYNQQPSNYGPMKSGNFGGSRNMGGPYGGGNYGPGGSGGSGGYGGRSRY
- the HNRNPA2B1 gene encoding heterogeneous nuclear ribonucleoproteins A2/B1 isoform X3 — translated: MEKTLETVPLERKKREKEQFRKLFIGGLSFETTEESLRNYYEQWGKLTDCVVMRDPASKRSRGFGFVTFSSMAEVDAAMAARPHSIDGRVVEPKRAVAREESGKPGAHVTVKKLFVGGIKEDTEEHHLRDYFEEYGKIDTIEIITDRQSGKKRGFGFVTFDDHDPVDKIVLQKYHTINGHNAEVRKALSRQEMQEVQSSRSGRGGNFGFGDSRGGGGNFGPGPGSNFRGGSDGYGSGRGFGDGYNGYGGGPGGNYGSGNYNDFGNYNQQPSNYGPMKSGNFGGSRNMGGPYGGGNYGPGGSGGSGGYGGRSRY